In one window of candidate division KSB1 bacterium DNA:
- a CDS encoding DUF427 domain-containing protein: protein MAKAIWKGQVLADSDAVEEVEGNKYFPPASVNNEYFEDSNTQTECPWKGTAHYYHIKVDGEVNVDAAWYYPSPKEAASNIKGHVAFWRGVEIE, encoded by the coding sequence ATGGCGAAAGCAATTTGGAAAGGTCAAGTTCTGGCCGACAGCGATGCAGTGGAAGAAGTAGAGGGGAATAAATATTTCCCGCCCGCTTCCGTAAACAATGAATATTTCGAGGACAGCAACACCCAGACCGAATGTCCCTGGAAAGGAACAGCCCACTACTACCATATCAAAGTTGATGGCGAAGTAAACGTGGACGCAGCCTGGTACTACCCGAGTCCAAAGGAAGCCGCCAGCAATATAAAAGGACACGTTGCATTTTGGCGCGGCGTTGAGATAGAGTGA